TACATTCagaggataagaaagaaaaaagaaaaaagaaaaatgtaatatataataataataataataataataataataataataataattattattattattattattattattattattattattattattgttattgttgttatttttgttattatcttttttgttaatttagtTAAAGTAtcaaggaaatatttaaatttatttatttttctattatgcatcacttttttatttatttttttatattaatattaatgataagaattaattaaaacatatacttcttaatatatattttgtttgtttgtttgtttgtttgtataaTAGTTTGTTAAAATGTACAAATTTGTCTTTGTATACAAAATCTTGAAAAAGGTACAGAGGACAATATAGTTTTATTACCTTGTCCTTTATACCTAATTCTGACATGTTAACGTGTCACAAAATGTACCGATACTATAATCCTTGAATGAATCATAAAGTTATTTAATGATTTGACCCATTGTATGAGGAGATTAAGCAAAGAATAATAGATGTTCTATAATAGAGAATACTTAAAATCCTTTTATGAGTTTATGGTTAAggattatattgttataataagtgtgatattacaaaataattgttCTAATTCTATATTTCTGTTACATCaaattctttatctttgttttcaaatatagttaatttgttaaatttgttaattaaatatagaatagAATTAATCTAACATCTTAAGATGTTTTTGAGAATTATtccggaaaaaaaaatatatcgctTTCCATgataattaaagttattatattttatgaatcattctataaaaattgtgtcatatttcgaaatttcaGCCCTTTCTTGAACTTTCAAATTCCAAAATGcttgtatatatttctattcaatgtagatcgttttttttttcaaattgatagataaagataaataaattttttattttgttttctatagCTCTAGTGATACCacgtaagaaaagaatatgtttGGTCGGTACTGCTGGTGATGATCCTGCTCTGGGCGCTGCTGCGCAACAATTTAGTGTTCCAGTATTGAAATCGGAAACAGGCGTGGAATATATAGAAGATACTGCATATTGCACTTATTTTATACTCAAAGAATTTGAGGGACCTGAATATGATGCTCTTCATAAAAGTGCCCATAGGTACAAGTATTTATCATATACTTAATCTTTCTTATACATTTGtacgattattatcaatttctgTAATCactcgaaaataatatatattttttcctcttgaaatatgtttaaagtaaaaaaagtattttaatgaaatatatttttaggaTATTGGGACCAACAGCACTTTTGCAGTTGGCAGAAAAGAAGGACTCATTACCTAGTATTAAAAGACCAATGTACACACAAGCCATGGTCGGATCGGTTGTTGTTTTCACaggatttagaaaaaaagatgagttggtgagttttatatatttaatatcaatttatatttacattgtaaatataataatatttatattctatagaCGAGACTCATCAACATGATACATAATATGGGTGGTAGTATCCGAAAAGAAATGGGTACGAAAGTGACGCATCTTATTGCTAATTGTTGTGGTGGTGATAAGTATAGATATGCTGTTATATTTAGAGTACCTATTATGTCAATGAGTTGGGTGACTACTCTCTGGAGTACTAGAGATGACGTTTCCAGTTATGGAAATAATGAAGAATTggtaaatttcatataataaatgcatataatatttttattatatgatatagaaTAATCATCATTTATTGTTTACATATAGATAACAGCTCATAAACTAAAACCCTTTTTTGGTGCAAAAGTGTGTTTCTTTGGTTTTcctgaagaagaaaagaagcatATGTGTGAAGTGTTACAACAACAAGGTGGCGAGGCAACAGAAATTGACGACCCTAATTGTACTCACGTAGTAAGttcatgaaataaattttataattttataagctTCTAATATACTTAGAAAGAtaggaattaattaaacaaaagcTATACTAAATAAGAGTGCAATAACAAGAGTCaatcatttaaaatcatatgtttcattaaatatatcagagatcatatatataatcaatttattaataaactatACTAATGAATGACTTACaacattattacataaaaaatacacTATATCCTATAGGTAACAGATTTAGGCAGTCAGCAAAACAAGAAATCCAACACTGAAAATAACGGATTactatataaaacaaattcatCTAATGTCACTTCTTCATATCCAACAGACTTTAGtccattttcctttattttttataatccatATATTAATGCTATCCCTAACATTATGCCAATTGACTCTGCatattatatactaaataacaagaatattattcaatcTGAAAGTAAACATTATAACAGATGGATACCTTCATCTAATCTTTCTTCTACACGTAAATACTttgatatgaaagaaaactatatttcagaaaatattaatcaagatTCAGATATTTGTATGGATGATAATTTTTCTGATACTCAAACTTTGTCTTCTCAATCTGACACTATCTCTTCTGAATCTTTTTCATCAATGCAAACTGATTCAGGTATTGATATGTCTGTATCTAGTAAAGATGGTCTGGAGATAACTACAAGTTCACATACCTTTAAAAAGATACGTTCTTTTAGTTTGCcggtaatatataaaatagcatGCGATCACAATACAGAAGATGCCATTTTTAAAACAGAATTGTCTGCAAACcaaaatacgataaaagaaaattttaaaaatttggaGAACAAATCAGTATACTTTAGATCTTCTACATTaaacaagaataaaacaaagttaCTTGTATGTGTACCTGAAGTTATCGAAGAAGTAGAACCTTATCAATCAACTCAGTTTGATCATTctacaattttaaataaaaaggtaaaaaaaagacgGTACAGAAATTGGACAAAGTCTAAGTCTTGCAATACAATTTATAAAGGGGCATCTTCAAATAGATcacattttagaaaaatttgttcttaTCCTAATCTTTTTAGGCAACATGATTCCGATCTTAATGATTCTCTTTTATATGATTCACTTATTcctaacaaaaagaataaaaaatgtttttattcgCCGAAAAAAAGTCCaacaatattttcgaaatttcgtGATTTAAACTTTTCTCCAATGTTAAGAAAATATGTGTTAAATTCGACTATAGAACAGAGTCAACCTAGACAGAAGTATACACCATTACCTAGCTCTCCTATTATTCCCGCAAAGATAGCAAAATTATCACAGTCTAAACATATACCAACAAGTGACTTTGAACAACaaggaaaaatttcaaactaTCCTTTCAAGTCTTCTATACTGAAAGATGCAAAGATGAAGAAACAGGAGGACGAATCATTACTTGTGgtacttttgtttttattacaaaGTATTCCAAGTTATTTAACTTGTATAGATTGTAGAAGTCATGGGTGAATTGGTTAAATGTTGTAAGTTTATGATAATcgaatattcatatataaaaattcaaactatctaattaatattacataatatcacGTAAATACAATAGTTTCTTTATGTAGAAGATATAGATAGTTTCTAATACatatttctatcttattaTAAACAGTTTATCcataatctattatatatatgtgcgtgcgtgcgtgcgtgcgtgcgcgcgcgtgtgtgtatgtgtgtgtgtgtgtgtaaaatatgtattttccaCATatggaatattaaataattattagtcTACTAAATGAAAcatctaatatttaaaaatataaaattataatatacgtatattataacACTAATCAGTAATTTTTTTGTCTGTGTATGTCTGAAGCAtgtaaattaacaataatataaagttatatataagacatatatgttataagtattaaattagatatatgttaaaatataaatgaaaatattagttATTGTAATTTGTTATAGGTTGTGGATGAATCAAATGTAAATACACTGCCTGATTTAGCGTCTGTAAAAGCTCACGTTGTAAAAGCGGAATGGTTTTGGACATCTGTTCAGGATGAAGGAGCAGCTGACGAAAAAGACTATTTATTTGAGAATGTAAGTAAAACTGGATCAGTATACAGCGTTTGTTTTTAATagtttattttacatttagtATCTAGAATCAGTGCTATCACCAACTGCATCAGTCAGACGAGATAGTCAGCAGACAGCTACACCAAGTACAGCATCCACAAGACGAAAACGTAAACGTCTTGCTGAAACTTTATCTAGTTTGGTTCAAAATGGAACAGACTCACCAGCTGTGCACAAAAGACGATCTAGCGTCAGTGATGCTGGGCATCTAAGTGTGAGTGGTAGTTTTCTTGATTGCACAGCGAGTCCTGATAAACAATTGCTCGATGGTgagtaatttataattttattgggCTAATCATActctaattaaattaataatttactaatatttcttatttttttttttttttattataaaatttaaatatataatttaactaCATATTTGCATggattttaatttgataattaaacaaattgttTCTTCCCTTTACTTATGGTTCATTTAACTTATATAATCAAATCAATGACTTTGCATATTTTCATGTCACAGTATTTGTCtactaatattatcaaaagtagaaaattagaataaaatcaataacatTGTAACatcttatatataacaatactttttaattttattattatatgaaccATGTGAGAGGGGAAGAGTTCAATGaattactttattaataaCTGACAGATATTCCAGAGGTAGAAGCTGTTAATGCAGAGAGTAGTAGGAAAAATCGATCCCCACGTCATCAAGTTTTTCTTGAATTAGTGCAGACAGAATCTAATTATGTTGGTATTTTGAGCACAATTATGACGGTAAGgaaataatctataaatttaattataacaatgagACAcattacgtatttatataaaaagttttctttttatatagttatttaaaTCACCATTGGAGGACCTTATAGAAAGTAGTGGTGAATTAGTGAATAGTACAgaagttaaaattatttttggtaACTTTCCACCAATTTATGAGGTCCATAAGAAGATGTTAGAAGAGCTACGTTATAGCGCTACTTATTGGACAGAAGATGTTAGTATAGGTAATATATTTCTGAAGTTTGCACCTGACCTAGTCAAGGCATATCCTCCGTACGtcaatttcttcgaaaatacaaAGGAAATGCTAGACCAATGTGATCAAAACAAGCCACGTTTTCATGCTTTTTTGAAGATCTGCCAGACTAAACCTGAGTGTGGCAGGCAAAGTTTGAAAGAGCTCTTAATAAAGCCAGTACAGAGGTTACCCAgtattagtttattattaaatggtaagcaaagtaaataagaatataatagaatcttTATGTAATGTATTGATTATAGAATGATTCATatgtttcttaaaaataaattttatagatatcCTTAAGCACACAAGTAAAAGTAATCCGGATTATAGTGCGTTGGAGTTATCAATTAGCAGTATTAAAGAAGTTATGACTTATATTAATGAGGATAAACGAAAAACAGAAGGCCAATTGGCAATGTTTGATATCTTTAACGAAATTGACAATTGCCCACCACATTTAGTATCCTCGCATAGATCTTTTATTGGAAAATGCGACGTAATGGAACTCAGTGAAGGTCTAAGTGGTCGTGGCGATCATTTggttctatttctctttacgGATATTCTAGAAATTTGTAAGAAAAGATCAAAAGCTTTCAACTCATTAAAAAGTCCTAATACTGCAAATGGATTACATTCTGCAAAATTAAGCCAAGGAAAgccatataaacatataaaaatgttatcccTTAGTACTATTAGAAAGGTTGTGGATATTCGAGAAACTGAAGGTAGGTATAAAGTTACtttcaacgatatatatatttaccaaaGTAATAGTACCACATATATaacttaatattattgatctcTGACAGAATGTCAGAAAGTATTTGCACTTATGGTAAGAAGTAACCAggagttaaaagaaaaattattttcgtttacaaTTATTGATGAAGATGTAAACAAAACAAACTATTTACGTACTTTGTGCAGACAGATGGCTAATACAGTTTGCAAGGCTGATGCggtatgtttttatatatatattttaataaaatatttgtgtaGGAGTTCAttgttaatgaatattttacacacaaaataatattacttagaattattaataaaatgatacataataataagaatctcttctttctttattttttaggaTACGTTCCTGATAAGTCTTGATTCACATCAGCTGGAAATTGATACTAGTGATGTAGCGTTAGGAACAT
This DNA window, taken from Vespa velutina chromosome 12, iVesVel2.1, whole genome shotgun sequence, encodes the following:
- the LOC124953291 gene encoding protein ECT2 isoform X4, translating into MEEQSVHSSISDINSEEAVRSETLVIPRKKRICLVGTAGDDPALGAAAQQFSVPVLKSETGVEYIEDTAYCTYFILKEFEGPEYDALHKSAHRILGPTALLQLAEKKDSLPSIKRPMYTQAMVGSVVVFTGFRKKDELTRLINMIHNMGGSIRKEMGTKVTHLIANCCGGDKYRYAVIFRVPIMSMSWVTTLWSTRDDVSSYGNNEELITAHKLKPFFGAKVCFFGFPEEEKKHMCEVLQQQGGEATEIDDPNCTHVVTDLGSQQNKKSNTENNGLLYKTNSSNVTSSYPTDFSPFSFIFYNPYINAIPNIMPIDSAYYILNNKNIIQSESKHYNRWIPSSNLSSTRKYFDMKENYISENINQDSDICMDDNFSDTQTLSSQSDTISSESFSSMQTDSGIDMSVSSKDGLEITTSSHTFKKIRSFSLPVIYKIACDHNTEDAIFKTELSANQNTIKENFKNLENKSVYFRSSTLNKNKTKLLVCVPEVIEEVEPYQSTQFDHSTILNKKVKKRRYRNWTKSKSCNTIYKGASSNRSHFRKICSYPNLFRQHDSDLNDSLLYDSLIPNKKNKKCFYSPKKSPTIFSKFRDLNFSPMLRKYVLNSTIEQSQPRQKYTPLPSSPIIPAKIAKLSQSKHIPTSDFEQQGKISNYPFKSSILKDAKMKKQEDESLLVVVDESNVNTLPDLASVKAHVVKAEWFWTSVQDEGAADEKDYLFENYLESVLSPTASVRRDSQQTATPSTASTRRKRKRLAETLSSLVQNGTDSPAVHKRRSSVSDAGHLSVSGSFLDCTASPDKQLLDDIPEVEAVNAESSRKNRSPRHQVFLELVQTESNYVGILSTIMTLFKSPLEDLIESSGELVNSTEVKIIFGNFPPIYEVHKKMLEELRYSATYWTEDVSIGNIFLKFAPDLVKAYPPYVNFFENTKEMLDQCDQNKPRFHAFLKICQTKPECGRQSLKELLIKPVQRLPSISLLLNDILKHTSKSNPDYSALELSISSIKEVMTYINEDKRKTEGQLAMFDIFNEIDNCPPHLVSSHRSFIGKCDVMELSEGLSGRGDHLVLFLFTDILEICKKRSKAFNSLKSPNTANGLHSAKLSQGKPYKHIKMLSLSTIRKVVDIRETEECQKVFALMVRSNQELKEKLFSFTIIDEDVNKTNYLRTLCRQMANTVCKADADTFLISLDSHQLEIDTSDVALGTLSKAFKSLFHNFYLEYMDPFASRTRRKVGRAFSFNKTPSKLKRAMSTMMSPFGSTNSLTPASQQLAQMRLASCNNINELGNGGSDSPTRDDVLVAPMSVQPTRKAKCSSLSMASLRRNCSEVVVQDKSDL
- the LOC124953291 gene encoding protein ECT2 isoform X1; this encodes MEEQSVHSSISDINSEEAVRSETLVIPRKKRICLVGTAGDDPALGAAAQQFSVPVLKSETGVEYIEDTAYCTYFILKEFEGPEYDALHKSAHRILGPTALLQLAEKKDSLPSIKRPMYTQAMVGSVVVFTGFRKKDELTRLINMIHNMGGSIRKEMGTKVTHLIANCCGGDKYRYAVIFRVPIMSMSWVTTLWSTRDDVSSYGNNEELITAHKLKPFFGAKVCFFGFPEEEKKHMCEVLQQQGGEATEIDDPNCTHVVTDLGSQQNKKSNTENNGLLYKTNSSNVTSSYPTDFSPFSFIFYNPYINAIPNIMPIDSAYYILNNKNIIQSESKHYNRWIPSSNLSSTRKYFDMKENYISENINQDSDICMDDNFSDTQTLSSQSDTISSESFSSMQTDSGIDMSVSSKDGLEITTSSHTFKKIRSFSLPVIYKIACDHNTEDAIFKTELSANQNTIKENFKNLENKSVYFRSSTLNKNKTKLLVCVPEVIEEVEPYQSTQFDHSTILNKKVKKRRYRNWTKSKSCNTIYKGASSNRSHFRKICSYPNLFRQHDSDLNDSLLYDSLIPNKKNKKCFYSPKKSPTIFSKFRDLNFSPMLRKYVLNSTIEQSQPRQKYTPLPSSPIIPAKIAKLSQSKHIPTSDFEQQGKISNYPFKSSILKDAKMKKQEDESLLVVVDESNVNTLPDLASVKAHVVKAEWFWTSVQDEGAADEKDYLFENYLESVLSPTASVRRDSQQTATPSTASTRRKRKRLAETLSSLVQNGTDSPAVHKRRSSVSDAGHLSVSGSFLDCTASPDKQLLDDIPEVEAVNAESSRKNRSPRHQVFLELVQTESNYVGILSTIMTLFKSPLEDLIESSGELVNSTEVKIIFGNFPPIYEVHKKMLEELRYSATYWTEDVSIGNIFLKFAPDLVKAYPPYVNFFENTKEMLDQCDQNKPRFHAFLKICQTKPECGRQSLKELLIKPVQRLPSISLLLNDILKHTSKSNPDYSALELSISSIKEVMTYINEDKRKTEGQLAMFDIFNEIDNCPPHLVSSHRSFIGKCDVMELSEGLSGRGDHLVLFLFTDILEICKKRSKAFNSLKSPNTANGLHSAKLSQGKPYKHIKMLSLSTIRKVVDIRETEECQKVFALMVRSNQELKEKLFSFTIIDEDVNKTNYLRTLCRQMANTVCKADADTFLISLDSHQLEIDTSDVALGTLSKAFKSLFHNFYLEYMDPYVFLLNSMCETTLHVPLPFASRTRRKVGRAFSFNKTPSKLKRAMSTMMSPFGSTNSLTPASQQLAQMRLASCNNINELGNGGSDSPTRDDVLVAPMSVQPTRKAKCSSLSMASLRRNCSEVVVQDKSDL
- the LOC124953291 gene encoding protein ECT2 isoform X2, which produces MEEQSVHSSISDINSEEAVRSETLVIPRKKRICLVGTAGDDPALGAAAQQFSVPVLKSETGVEYIEDTAYCTYFILKEFEGPEYDALHKSAHRILGPTALLQLAEKKDSLPSIKRPMYTQAMVGSVVVFTGFRKKDELTRLINMIHNMGGSIRKEMGTKVTHLIANCCGGDKYRYAVIFRVPIMSMSWVTTLWSTRDDVSSYGNNEELITAHKLKPFFGAKVCFFGFPEEEKKHMCEVLQQQGGEATEIDDPNCTHVVTDLGSQQNKKSNTENNGLLYKTNSSNVTSSYPTDFSPFSFIFYNPYINAIPNIMPIDSAYYILNNKNIIQSESKHYNRWIPSSNLSSTRKYFDMKENYISENINQDSDICMDDNFSDTQTLSSQSDTISSESFSSMQTDSGIDMSVSSKDGLEITTSSHTFKKIRSFSLPVIYKIACDHNTEDAIFKTELSANQNTIKENFKNLENKSVYFRSSTLNKNKTKLLVCVPEVIEEVEPYQSTQFDHSTILNKKVKKRRYRNWTKSKSCNTIYKGASSNRSHFRKICSYPNLFRQHDSDLNDSLLYDSLIPNKKNKKCFYSPKKSPTIFSKFRDLNFSPMLRKYVLNSTIEQSQPRQKYTPLPSSPIIPAKIAKLSQSKHIPTSDFEQQGKISNYPFKSSILKDAKMKKQEDESLLVVVDESNVNTLPDLASVKAHVVKAEWFWTSVQDEGAADEKDYLFENYLESVLSPTASVRRDSQQTATPSTASTRRKRKRLAETLSSLVQNGTDSPAVHKRRSSVSDAGHLSVSGSFLDCTASPDKQLLDEVEAVNAESSRKNRSPRHQVFLELVQTESNYVGILSTIMTLFKSPLEDLIESSGELVNSTEVKIIFGNFPPIYEVHKKMLEELRYSATYWTEDVSIGNIFLKFAPDLVKAYPPYVNFFENTKEMLDQCDQNKPRFHAFLKICQTKPECGRQSLKELLIKPVQRLPSISLLLNDILKHTSKSNPDYSALELSISSIKEVMTYINEDKRKTEGQLAMFDIFNEIDNCPPHLVSSHRSFIGKCDVMELSEGLSGRGDHLVLFLFTDILEICKKRSKAFNSLKSPNTANGLHSAKLSQGKPYKHIKMLSLSTIRKVVDIRETEECQKVFALMVRSNQELKEKLFSFTIIDEDVNKTNYLRTLCRQMANTVCKADADTFLISLDSHQLEIDTSDVALGTLSKAFKSLFHNFYLEYMDPYVFLLNSMCETTLHVPLPFASRTRRKVGRAFSFNKTPSKLKRAMSTMMSPFGSTNSLTPASQQLAQMRLASCNNINELGNGGSDSPTRDDVLVAPMSVQPTRKAKCSSLSMASLRRNCSEVVVQDKSDL
- the LOC124953291 gene encoding protein ECT2 isoform X7 — protein: MEEQSVHSSISDINSEEAVRSETLVIPRKKRICLVGTAGDDPALGAAAQQFSVPVLKSETGVEYIEDTAYCTYFILKEFEGPEYDALHKSAHRILGPTALLQLAEKKDSLPSIKRPMYTQAMVGSVVVFTGFRKKDELTRLINMIHNMGGSIRKEMGTKVTHLIANCCGGDKYRYAVIFRVPIMSMSWVTTLWSTRDDVSSYGNNEELITAHKLKPFFGAKVCFFGFPEEEKKHMCEVLQQQGGEATEIDDPNCTHVVTDLGSQQNKKSNTENNGLLYKTNSSNVTSSYPTDFSPFSFIFYNPYINAIPNIMPIDSAYYILNNKNIIQSESKHYNRWIPSSNLSSTRKYFDMKENYISENINQDSDICMDDNFSDTQTLSSQSDTISSESFSSMQTDSGIDMSVSSKDGLEITTSSHTFKKIRSFSLPVIYKIACDHNTEDAIFKTELSANQNTIKENFKNLENKSVYFRSSTLNKNKTKLLVCVPEVIEEVEPYQSTQFDHSTILNKKVKKRRYRNWTKSKSCNTIYKGASSNRSHFRKICSYPNLFRQHDSDLNDSLLYDSLIPNKKNKKCFYSPKKSPTIFSKFRDLNFSPMLRKYVLNSTIEQSQPRQKYTPLPSSPIIPAKIAKLSQSKHIPTSDFEQQGKISNYPFKSSILKDAKMKKQEDESLLVVVDESNVNTLPDLASVKAHVVKAEWFWTSVQDEGAADEKDYLFENYLESVLSPTASVRRDSQQTATPSTASTRRKRKRLAETLSSLVQNGTDSPAVHKRRSSVSDAGHLSVSGSFLDCTASPDKQLLDDIPEVEAVNAESSRKNRSPRHQVFLELVQTESNYVGILSTIMTLFKSPLEDLIESSGELVNSTEVKIIFGNFPPIYEVHKKMLEELRYSATYWTEDVSIGNIFLKFAPDLVKAYPPYVNFFENTKEMLDQCDQNKPRFHAFLKICQTKPECGRQSLKELLIKPVQRLPSISLLLNDILKHTSKSNPDYSALELSISSIKEVMTYINEDKRKTEGQLAMFDIFNEIDNCPPHLVSSHRSFIGKCDVMELSEGLSGRGDHLVLFLFTDILEICKKRSKAFNSLKSPNTANGLHSAKLSQGKPYKHIKMLSLSTIRKVVDIRETEECQKVFALMVRSNQELKEKLFSFTIIDEDVNKTNYLRTLCRQMANTVCKADADTFLISLDSHQLEIDTSDVALGTLSKAFKSLFHNFYLEYMDPYVFLLNSMCETTLHVPLPFASRTRRKVGRAFSFNKTPSKLKRAMSTMMSPFGSTNSLTPASQQLAQMRLASCNNINECDVSGCFDWIKTLRVTI
- the LOC124953291 gene encoding protein ECT2 isoform X3, encoding MEEQSVHSSISDINSEEAVRSETLVIPRKKRICLVGTAGDDPALGAAAQQFSVPVLKSETGVEYIEDTAYCTYFILKEFEGPEYDALHKSAHRILGPTALLQLAEKKDSLPSIKRPMYTQAMVGSVVVFTGFRKKDELTRLINMIHNMGGSIRKEMGTKVTHLIANCCGGDKYRYAVIFRVPIMSMSWVTTLWSTRDDVSSYGNNEELITAHKLKPFFGAKVCFFGFPEEEKKHMCEVLQQQGGEATEIDDPNCTHVVTDLGSQQNKKSNTENNGLLYKTNSSNVTSSYPTDFSPFSFIFYNPYINAIPNIMPIDSAYYILNNKNIIQSESKHYNRWIPSSNLSSTRKYFDMKENYISENINQDSDICMDDNFSDTQTLSSQSDTISSESFSSMQTDSGIDMSVSSKDGLEITTSSHTFKKIRSFSLPVIYKIACDHNTEDAIFKTELSANQNTIKENFKNLENKSVYFRSSTLNKNKTKLLVCVPEVIEEVEPYQSTQFDHSTILNKKVKKRRYRNWTKSKSCNTIYKGASSNRSHFRKICSYPNLFRQHDSDLNDSLLYDSLIPNKKNKKCFYSPKKSPTIFSKFRDLNFSPMLRKYVLNSTIEQSQPRQKYTPLPSSPIIPAKIAKLSQSKHIPTSDFEQQGKISNYPFKSSILKDAKMKKQEDESLLVVVDESNVNTLPDLASVKAHVVKAEWFWTSVQDEGAADEKDYLFENYLESVLSPTASVRRDSQQTATPSTASTRRKRKRLAETLSSLVQNGTDSPAVHKRRSSVSDAGHLSVSGSFLDCTASPDKQLLDDIPEVEAVNAESSRKNRSPRHQVFLELVQTESNYVGILSTIMTLFKSPLEDLIESSGELVNSTEVKIIFGNFPPIYEVHKKMLEELRYSATYWTEDVSIGNIFLKFAPDLVKAYPPYVNFFENTKEMLDQCDQNKPRFHAFLKICQTKPECGRQSLKELLIKPVQRLPSISLLLNDILKHTSKSNPDYSALELSISSIKEVMTYINEDKRKTEGQLAMFDIFNEIDNCPPHLVSSHRSFIGKCDVMELSEGLSGRGDHLVLFLFTDILEICKKRSKAFNSLKSPNTANGLHSAKLSQGKPYKHIKMLSLSTIRKVVDIRETEECQKVFALMVRSNQELKEKLFSFTIIDEDVNKTNYLRTLCRQMANTVCKADADTFLISLDSHQLEIDTSDVALGTLSKAFKSLFHNFYLEYMDPYVFLLNSMCETTLHVPLPFASRTRRKVGRAFSFNKTPSKLKRAMSTMMSPFGSTNSLTPASQQLAQMRLASCNNINELGNGGSDSPTRDDVLVAPMSVQPTRKAKCSSLSMASLRRL
- the LOC124953291 gene encoding protein ECT2 isoform X8, which translates into the protein MEEQSVHSSISDINSEEAVRSETLVIPRKKRICLVGTAGDDPALGAAAQQFSVPVLKSETGVEYIEDTAYCTYFILKEFEGPEYDALHKSAHRILGPTALLQLAEKKDSLPSIKRPMYTQAMVGSVVVFTGFRKKDELTRLINMIHNMGGSIRKEMGTKVTHLIANCCGGDKYRYAVIFRVPIMSMSWVTTLWSTRDDVSSYGNNEELITAHKLKPFFGAKVCFFGFPEEEKKHMCEVLQQQGGEATEIDDPNCTHVVTDLGSQQNKKSNTENNGLLYKTNSSNVTSSYPTDFSPFSFIFYNPYINAIPNIMPIDSAYYILNNKNIIQSESKHYNRWIPSSNLSSTRKYFDMKENYISENINQDSDICMDDNFSDTQTLSSQSDTISSESFSSMQTDSGIDMSVSSKDGLEITTSSHTFKKIRSFSLPVIYKIACDHNTEDAIFKTELSANQNTIKENFKNLENKSVYFRSSTLNKNKTKLLVCVPEVIEEVEPYQSTQFDHSTILNKKVKKRRYRNWTKSKSCNTIYKGASSNRSHFRKICSYPNLFRQHDSDLNDSLLYDSLIPNKKNKKCFYSPKKSPTIFSKFRDLNFSPMLRKYVLNSTIEQSQPRQKYTPLPSSPIIPAKIAKLSQSKHIPTSDFEQQGKISNYPFKSSILKDAKMKKQEDESLLVVVDESNVNTLPDLASVKAHVVKAEWFWTSVQDEGAADEKDYLFENYLESVLSPTASVRRDSQQTATPSTASTRRKRKRLAETLSSLVQNGTDSPAVHKRRSSVSDAGHLSVSGSFLDCTASPDKQLLDDIPEVEAVNAESSRKNRSPRHQVFLELVQTESNYVGILSTIMTLFKSPLEDLIESSGELVNSTEVKIIFGNFPPIYEVHKKMLEELRYSATYWTEDVSIGNIFLKFAPDLVKAYPPYVNFFENTKEMLDQCDQNKPRFHAFLKICQTKPECGRQSLKELLIKPVQRLPSISLLLNDILKHTSKSNPDYSALELSISSIKEVMTYINEDKRKTEGQLAMFDIFNEIDNCPPHLVSSHRSFIGKCDVMELSEGLSGRGDHLVLFLFTDILEICKKRSKAFNSLKSPNTANGLHSAKLSQGKPYKHIKMLSLSTIRKVVDIRETEECQKVFALMVRSNQELKEKLFSFTIIDEDVNKTNYLRTLCRQMANTVCKADADTFLISLDSHQLEIDTSDVALGTLSKAFKSLFHNFYLEYMDPYVFLLNSMCETTLHVPLPFASRTRRKVGRAFSFNKTPSKLKRAMSTMMSPFGSTNSLTPASQQLAQMRLASCNNING